Proteins from one Elgaria multicarinata webbii isolate HBS135686 ecotype San Diego chromosome 3, rElgMul1.1.pri, whole genome shotgun sequence genomic window:
- the PRRT3 gene encoding proline-rich transmembrane protein 3 has product MAVVWHFLAWSLLLPALHLAFRLPSLDSPAWDPPSSPAPELPRLNGPSRELLPSTPPAVPRSELNSSGLQGPSDEHWKEASPNLHPGTPIPTKPFVFPAVTGSGLGSPTSAPGGSLAPHLAVQGLPLAGDFMLPTVGPSRLQTGTEDIGHVTSEPSPEQRKKELSLPLPGTESARMATPVTASLPASPRAHASELPASQEEATQSHHPAGPNDTSVATTLNPRPTVSTIPLVTSSADRFPVQWLATEGTALRGESSMGQLGSRGPEQELLARNQTTVKYLASYRSTQVYGGSQAQEELSTSPFRPTQAARNTQNPLGPWSDTVPGASTSQVPQLTFTAIPPDGKGPRLRPAAAGSHQPPLEGLFPSHSTPPPPEGLAGTPLGPVARERSTHWSLSVETTPRPGAGEVAGTERTHFHGNSATPGLVVPVDVAEPQRVRGAVIPRIPTTYVGSSTPGQGTSVVGNGPGTKSPDAAGTRPPRQSSTLVPTTSERLLATPRRGLIRVTTQRALQHPQLARPQPSLSAAPPASSPACPRLGSACSQLLPNQTLLRWGDLAHTLSFAWALHVYGSGLLFLLLSLLSLVCIGGSFALRVPHLPHVMVASTLLLVFGILRATFFLADPYGSRDRLPSQAVRVLYTAPFPLLLSTFGVLLLRLLRQARLQVLPLRWRSLPLWAVLGSVQSAVLLAADLFSPPLHPAVPVGLHTFSCASGVALLPATIFLYWQLRCGLTAEGSPEPGVWSSVWVLMASGGLVLPCCGLQFYGVLWLTGLLGQVDLFTWGWWFVQFWFRIGELMLAFALLFLAWQALCQRYGSREHSCWAKLMRYFCTYRKAEVPEYPNNCYDWTGGVLEKVPNNDISKNLIRNPPTSGRLWALKDSNELRAAAGQGPSPSPARPVYSPKCPNAAAAAMGRSYTSICFERDSILSLAELEFRPPSPINLSRSIDEALFREHLVRDSIFLRSSLHFPSRLARQDSCSSLRGDCSTLSHTAQPLLARPRRSSDPDCLYSLARASSMGELTTQSRGLGSEPPTDTSFDSFSRTSFSRASLKISWNPWRHGLSSPESLPPEELPCQAQLLPDGLPPAPSSSAPNSEREARKSFLALSKQVDSRSLSSDTIEL; this is encoded by the exons atggctgttgtgtggCATTTCCTCGCCTGGAGCCTGCTCCTGCCAGCACTGCACCTGGCCTTCCGCCTCCCCAGCCTGGACAGCCCCGCCTGGGACCCTCCTTCTAGTCCTGCCCCAGAGCTGCCTCGACTGAACGGCCCCTCCCGAGAGCTTCTCCCAAGCACACCACCAGCCGTGCCCCGTTCAGAGCTCAACTCCAGTGGGCTCCAGGGGCCCAGTGATGAGCATTGGAAAGAGGCCAGCCCCAATCTCCATCCTGGCACTCCAATACCCACAAAGCCCTTTGTCTTTCCTGCAGTGACTGGTTCTGGCTTGGGAAGCCCCACTAGTGCTCCTGGAGGAAGCTTAGCTCCCCACCTAGCTGTGCAGGGCCTGCCTCTGGCAGGTGACTTCATGCTGCCCACAGTGGGCCCGTCCAGGCTTCAAACAGGGACTGAGGATATTGGCCATGTAACTTCGGAACCTAGTCCAGAGCAGAGGAAGAAggagctctctcttcctctgcctgGCACTGAGTCTGCACGGATGGCCACCCCCGTGACAGCCTCCTTGCCTGCCTCACCCAGGGCACACGCCTCAGAACTGCCTGCCTCCCAGGAGGAGGCCACGCAGAGTCACCACCCAGCAGGTCCCAATGACACCTCCGTGGCAACCACGTTAAACCCCAGGCCCACTGTGTCCACCATCCCCTTGGTGACGTCGTCTGCTGATAGGTTCCCTGTCCAGTGGCTGGCAACCGAGGGCACCGCTCTTAGGGGCGAGAGTTCCATGGGGCAGTTGGGAAGCAGGGGGCCCGAGCAGGAGCTTCTGGCCAGGAATCAGACCACCGTCAAATATTTGGCTTCGTACCGGAGCACACAGGTCTACGGTGGTTCGCAGGCTCAAGAGGAACTCTCTACCTCTCCTTTTAGACCCACGCAGGCAGCTAGAAATACCCAGAATCCACTTGGACCATGGAGCGACACTGTGCCCGGGGCTTCCACCTCCCAGGTGCCACAATTAACCTTTACAGCTATCCCACCAGATGGAAAAGGCCCTAGGCTTAGACCTGCCGCAGCCGGCTCCCATCAGCCACCCCTAGAGGGGCTCTTCCCGAGCCATTCCACCCCTCCACCACCAGAGGGTCTGGCAGGGACCCCCCTGGGGCCTGTTGCCCGTGAAAGAAGCACCCACTGGAGCCTGAGCGTTGAGACAACACCGCGGCCAGGAGCGGGGGAAGTGGCTGGAACGGAAAGGACTCACTTCCACGGCAACTCTGCCACCCCAG gcCTTGTTGTACCGGTTGATGTTGCAGAGCCACAGCGTGTCAGGGGGGCCGTGATCCCCAGGATCCCTACTACTTACGTCGGCTCCTCTACTCCTGGACAGGGCACCTCTGTGGTGGGGAACGGCCCAGGAACCAAGTCTCCAG ACGCAGCTGGGACCCGTCCACCCAGGCAAAGTAGCACCCTGGTCCCCACCACATCTGAACGCCTCCTGGCTACTCCTCGCCGTGGCCTGATCCGGGTCACCACGCAGAGAGCCCTGCAGCACCCTCAGTTGGCCCGGCCGCAGCCCAGCCTGTCTGCCGCACCGCCGGCCTCCAGCCCAGCCTGCCCACGCCTCGGCAGTGCCTGCAGCCAGCTGCTGCCCAACCAAACCTTGCTGCGCTGGGGGGACCTGGCGCACACGCTGAGCTTCGCCTGGGCGCTGCACGTCTACGGCTCCGGCCTGCTCTTCCTGCTCCTGAGCCTGCTGAGCCTGGTCTGCATCGGGGGGTCCTTTGCCCTGCGCGTGCCACACCTCCCACATGTCATGGTCGCTAGCACCCTGCTGCTGGTCTTCGGGATCCTGCGCGCCACCTTCTTCCTGGCCGACCCCTATGGCTCCCGAGACCGGCTTCCCTCCCAGGCCGTGCGAGTGCTGTACACGGCGCCCTTCCCGCTCCTGCTGAGCACGTTCGGGGTGCTCCTTCTGCGCCTTCTCCGCCAGGCCCGCCTGCAGGTCCTGCCTCTGAGGTGGCGGAGCCTGCCGCTGTGGGCCGTGCTGGGCTCCGTGCAGAGCGCCGTCCTCCTGGCGGCCGACTTGTTCTCCCCTCCGCTGCATCCAGCCGTGCCGGTGGGGCTGCACACGTTCTCCTGCGCCTCCGGCGTTGCCCTCTTGCCAGCCACCATCTTTCTGTACTGGCAGCTGCGGTGCGGCCTCACAGCCGAGGGCAGCCCAGAGCCGGGCGTGTGGAGCAGCGTGTGGGTGCTGATGGCGAGCGGTGGGTTGGTGCTGCCCTGCTGCGGGCTGCAGTTCTACGGGGTGCTGTGGTTGACGGGGCTCCTGGGCCAGGTGGACCTTTTCACCTGGGGCTGGTGGTTTGTGCAGTTCTGGTTCCGGATCGGCGAGCTGATGCTCGCCTTCGCCCTGCTCTTCCTCGCTTGGCAGGCCCTGTGCCAGCGCTACGGATCCAGGGAACACTCCTGCTGGGCCAAACTCATGCGCTACTTCTGCACCTACCGCAAAGCTGAGGTGCCGGAGTACCCCAACAACTGTTACGATTGGACGGGCGGCGTCCTGGAGAAAGTGCCCAACAATGACATCAGTAAGAACCTGATCCGAAATCCCCCCACCAGCGGGCGTCTCTGGGCCCTCAAGGACAGCAATGAATTGCGGGCAGCCGCTGGCCAAGGTCCCAGCCCGTCCCCCGCGCGCCCGGTCTACAGCCCCAAGTGCCCCAACGCGGCAGCCGCTGCCATGGGCCGCTCCTACACCAGCATCTGCTTTGAGCGGGATTCAATCCTCTCCCTGGCCGAGCTGGAGTTCCGGCCGCCCTCACCCATCAACTTGAGCCGCAGCATCGACGAGGCGCTCTTCCGCGAGCACTTGGTGCGCGACTCCATTTTCCTGCGCTCCAGCCTCCACTTCCCCTCCCGCTTGGCGCGCCAGGACTCCTGCTCTTCGCTGCGCGGAGACTGTTCGACCCTCTCCCACACGGCCCAGCCCCTGCTTGCCCGACCACGGCGCAGCAGTGACCCGGACTGCCTGTACAGCTTAGCGCGGGCCAGCTCAATGGGGGAGCTGACCACACAGAGCCGGGGCCTGGGCAGCGAGCCCCCAACGGACACCTCCTTCGACAGCTTCTCCCGCACCTCCTTCTCCCGCGCCTCCCTCAAGATCAGCTGGAACCCTTGGCGCCACGGCCTGTCCTCGCCTGAGAGCCTGCCCCCGGAGGAGCTCCCCTGCCAGGCCCAGCTGCTGCCGGATGGGCTCCCTCCAGCCCCATCCAGCAGCGCCCCAAACTCTGAGCGTGAGGCCCGGaagagtttcttggccctcagcAAGCAGGTGGACTCCCGCAGCCTCTCAAGTGACACCATTGAGTTGTGA